The following coding sequences lie in one Sorghum bicolor cultivar BTx623 chromosome 6, Sorghum_bicolor_NCBIv3, whole genome shotgun sequence genomic window:
- the LOC110436416 gene encoding nascent polypeptide-associated complex subunit alpha, muscle-specific form-like, producing the protein MSRQRGEPEEESPSEDDGGAGDDDSDDSEGMASRLDQILEGSSRGDVDTPRTGAPKEGPGGSHRPRADTPPAPTPSQVAPRPQPPPSPKAGGQAKPQATGPLTCGRAAASEKGETGRRSASLVARRAGDAGPRPTPAREGPGALTRGSSRPAARGTGRRAVLPVGLKRTIEQAQPSMAKRLKVGAAPKDSGPSGLRPSTGIEVAPPHPSVVESTPPSPRQAEAPCLEEQEGAPEPPRSGVEAEPITISDGSGGDGPSMDARPMDEEVEASATARRTP; encoded by the exons ATGTCTaggcaaaggggggagcctgaagaagaatcccccagtgagGACGACGGGGGAGCCGGcgatgacgacagcgacgattccgaggggatggcgtctcgcctcgaccaGATTCTCGAGGGTTCGTCTAGAGGCGACGTCGACACCCCACGGACGGGAGCACCAAAAGAAGGGCCAGGAGGATCTCACCGTCCCCGCGCTGACACCCCTCCCGCACCAACGCCGAGCCAGGTCGCCccgcgcccccaacctcccccttCACCTAAGGCGGGTGGCCAGGCTAAGCCCCAGGCAACGGGGCCGTTGACCTgtggccgcgccgcggcctccgaaaaGGGAGAgactggccgcaggagcgctagtCTCGTCGCCCGTCGGGCGGGGGACGCTGGACCAAGGCCTACGCCTGCCCGTGAGGGACctggagccttgacgcggggcAGCTCAAGGCCTGCCGCTCGAGGCACCGGCAGGCGGGCCgtgctccctgtggg GTTAAAGCGGACAATCGAGCAAGCTCAGCCTTCGATGGCTaaaaggctcaaggtgggagcggccCCCAAGGATTCAG GCCCCTCCGGTCTTCGGCCGTCGACTGGCATCGAGGTCGCTCCGCCTCATCCATCAGTGGTGGAGTCCACCCCGCCGTCGCCAAGGCAGGCTGAAGCGCCCTGTCTCgaagagcaggagggagcccccgagcctcctcgatcgggggtcgaggcgGAACCTATCACTATCAGTGATGGATCTGGCGGCGATGGGCCTTCGATGGATGCCCGTCCCATGGATGAGGAGGTCGAGGCCTCCGCCACTGCGAGGCGGACACCTTAG